GTCAGCCGTTCGAGCCGGGTGGCATTGATACCAATCTGCGCCTGGGCCGTCGCGATCTGGTCGATGGCTCCGTCCAGTGCAGTCATCGAGCTACCGATGCTTGCTGCATTACCGCTGGAAATGGCCGAAGCCGCATCGCGGACATGCTGTGCTGCCGATTGTCCACCGCTGTCAAACAGGGCGGCCCGTGACGGCACCGGGGCGAAAAGGGCGTCGCTGTCAAACCGTATCATGCGCGGAGCGCCAGTGGCGAACAACGGCTCGCCAAGGGTTGAGCTAGTCGACGCCAGACCGTCGAGTTCGTAGGCCAGCGCGGAAAGTTCGGTGGCAATCGCGTTGCGGTCTGCAGGGGCAAGCGTCTGGTTGGCCCCCGCGACGGTCAGTTCGCGCGCGCGGACGAGCAGGTCTGTGGCCGACTGGAGGACGCTATCGGCTTGCGCCGTCAAGGTTACGCCCAAATCCACATTCGCTTTCCATGCAACGCCATTCGCCTGGACCGTTTGAAGCGTCGATACGCGGTTGGCAGCGACGGGATCATCCGATGCGCGCTGAAGGCGTTTGCCAGTAGATACCTGGATCTGCGTTTGCGCAATATCCTGTGCCAGCCACGACTGGCGGGCGATTTCGCGGGTCATGCGGTTACCGGTGGCGTTGATCATGGCTCTGGTCCGTCAGAATATGTTGAGAATGGATTGCATCGTCTCGCGCGCTACCTGCACGGTGCGTGCGGCAGCCTCATAGGCTTGCTGGAAACGGAGGAGTTCGGCGGCTTCGCGATCGAGATCAACTTCGCCGACCATATCGCGCGCGGCAAAGGCCCCATCCCGGCGCGATGAAGCAGCGGCATCCTGCGCGCGCGCACTGGCGGCTTGTTGCGCCTGCAGGGCGACCAAGGCAGCCCAGCCAGCCTCTACTCCCGAAGCCCCGCGAAGATTGGCAAGCTGGAGCGCGTTGCCATTGCTGGAACCGGCATCGGCCGCAGCAACAGCATCAGATGCCAGCGCGAGGACCGAAAGCGTTGCTGCCGAAGTTCCGGAAAGGAGGGCAGCGCCCGGATTGCCGTTGGCATCTAGGCCTGCCTGGTGCCAGCCATTGAGTTCGCTCGCCAGCTGCATGGCCAAGGCGTCGAGTTTCGAACGTTGCATAGCGATATGCGCCGCACCTTGGGCCAATCCGGCAAGACTGCCGTTGGTTGGTGCCAGCGCTCCGCCAGGCGTCACCGCATAAGCCAGTTGGCCGTTGCTCATGACCGAAACCGAAAATGTCGCCACTGTCCCGTTAGCGACCAACGGAATGCCGCCATCGCTCGTAGTGAGCGTCACCGCTCCGCGCGCATCGAAACTGGTGGTAACCGGTAGTGCCGACGAAATCCGGTCGAGCAACCGGTCGCGTTCATCGAGCAACGTCGCTTCATTTGTTGAACCCGCACGGGCACGACGAAGGCCGAGATTGACTTTTTCGAGCGCGGCCAGATCGGTGTTGAGCGCATCGACAGAGCCACTTGCCGATTGCGCGACGCCATTGGCCGCGCTGGATAGCGCGCTGGCTGTGCGACGGAATGCCGCGGCGCTATCGTCCACTGACTGCAGGAATTGCGCGCGCAATGTGGTATTGGCCGGGTCAGCTGCGAGCTGGTCGGCGGTCGTAAAGATGCGGGTCAGGCTTTGACCAATTCCACCGATTCCGTCGTCGAGCGCCCTTTCAGTAGCATCGATTGCGCCCAGCCGCGCACTGCTGCGATCGGCTTCACCCGATGCCGTGCGGGCATCCTCGATCAGCCATGGGTCGACCGAGCGACGGACGCCTGCTGCCTCGACGCCGCCAGGGCGAATGCTGTTGCGTGAAAGGACAATGTCGCCGGCTGCCGGAGCTTCGCGCAGTTCGATGGTTCGACGCGCGTAGCCGGGGGTCTGGGCGTTCGCAATATTGTCGCCGACGGTGGCCAAGGCGCGCGAATATGCGCGCAGCCCCGATGCGCCGATGTTGAGGAGGTCGCTCATTTGGCCTCACCTTGTAACTGCCGCTCAATCATCGCGGCGATGCCGATAGCCCCGCGTTGTGCGAGGGCGTCCGCCGTCCGGGCATCGGCGAGTTCGCGATAGGTCGAATTTGCCGATGAACCATAAATGTCATCGGCCAATGCACCTTTGCGCATTTCACCGATCAGCTGGCGGAGCATGACAGCTTCAAACGCAATAGCGGCTTTACGCAACTCCGGATTGACCGGAGCTGCGCTGGGGGGATGGCTCGATGAAACAGGCTGAATCATATGATTACCAATTCTGCTGTCAGCGCGCCCGCCTGGTCGAGCGCTTCAAGAATAGCGACCAGATCGCCCGGCGGCACGCCGATGCGGTTGATCGCGGCCACAATTTCGGAGAGGTTTGCGCCGCCTTTGATCAGGAAGGCGGGATTGGCGGTCTCCTCAACCTTGATGTCGCTCGCTTGCTCGACGGCGGTTTCGCCGCGGCTGAACGGAGCGGGTTGAACAATGGTCGGGGCTTCATCCACTTTCAGTGTCAGTTTCCCATGGGTCACTGCTGCGGCACCCACGCGAACCGCGCCGTTGATGACGACGGTGCCGGTGCGGGCGTTTACGATTACGCGCGCGCGGGGTTGCGCGGCATCGATGTTAAGGCCTTCGATCAAAGCAATCATCCGGGTGCGGGCGTTGCCGCCCTGTGCCGCGCGAATCTGAACCGTGGCCCCGTCCAGCACCGTGGCCGTTCCGGAACCAAAGGTCTTGTCGATGGCATCTGCAATCCGGCCGGCATTGGTTGCATCAAACTGGTGCAGGTTGAACAGCAGATGCTCACCCGCGGTAAAGCCGGTGTCGATCGAACGCTCAACTGTCGCTCCACCCTCAATGCGTCCGGCTGAGGGAATGTTGATCGATAGTTTTGAGCCATCTGCGGCGTCAACACCGAGGCCGCCGACGACCAGATTGCCCTGCGCCATCGCGTAGATACGGCCGTCGGCCCCATAAAGCGGCGCCATCACCAGCGTGCCGCCGCGTAAGGATTTCGCTTTGCCCATGGCGGAAACGGTGATGTCGAGCCGCTGGCCCGGCTTGGCAAATGGCGGCAGTTCGGCCGTTACCAAAACAGCGGCGGCGTTTTTCAGGCTGGGGTTCACCCCCGTCGGGATCGTCAGGCCAAAGCGCGAGACAGCACCCTGCACGCCCTGCGTTGCGTAGATCAGGCTATCGTCGCCGGTGCCCGCAAGGCCGACGACAATGCCATAGCCCGTCAGCTGGTTCGCGCGCAGCCCCTGGAATTGGCCGAGGTCTTTCACCCGCTCAGCATTCACCGGCGCGGAAAATAGTGCGGCCATGGCGGCGAACAGGCAAAACAGTCGCTCCATCAGAACGGACTTATCTTGGAGAAGAAGCGCTGCAGCCAACCTTGCTTACTAGCGCGGGCGATCTCGCCCTTGCCGGTGTAGCGGATTTGCGCATCGGCGACCCGGCTCGAAAGAATTCGGTTATCTGCGGAGATATCGGCAGAGCGAATGAGTCCTGAAAACTGCACGCGATCATCGCCGCGATTGAGCGTCAGCGTCTTCTCGCCCCGAACGAGCATGGTTCCGTTGGGATAGACGGCGGTGATCGTCACACTGATCTCTCCGTTCAAAGCGCTGGTCTGGGCTGCTTCACCCTTTCCTTTGAACGACTGATCGCCGCCCATATTTATATCGGTGGGAGAAAAGAGGCCGAGTGGACCGGTGACAGGTGGGGTTAGCCCGACCGAGCCATTGCGCCCTGTACTGGCGCTGTTGCCCTTATTTGCCGAGATACGCTCGATAAGCTGGATGGTCACAATATCGCCAATCGCACCGGCCCTATTTCCAGACGTCAGCGGCGTATAGCCATCACCTTGGAAGATTGCGCCGTTGGACACAGGGTCCGGCCGAGGTGCCGGAGCCGTTGCCGCAAAAGCATCTACGGGGACCTTGTCCTTGGCGACCGCCGGGGAGCACATGGCCAGCGCGATAATGGCAGCCAGCTTAGAGATTCTGCGAAGCATTGCGCATCATTTCGTCTGCCGCCTGGATCATCTTCGAATTGACCTCATAGGCGCGCTGGGTTTCGATCATGTCGACCAGTTCCTCGACAACATTCACGTTTGAGCTTTCGAGCGCGCCGCTGCGCAGCGTGCCGCGGCCTTCAATACCAGCGGCGCCAACCTGCGGCGCACCCGAAGCGGCAGTTTCGACCAGCAGATTGTTACCGATGGCCTGCAACCCCGAAGGATTGACGAAGCGCGCGGTTTCGATCTGGCCCAGCGCCACTGCCTCGGCCTGCCCCGGAACAGCGGCGGAAACGGTACCGTCGGCGGCGATGGCTATCGCGCTCGCGCCATCGGGTATCTGGATTTGCGGCTGGATGGGCATGCCGTCCGGTGTAACAATTGTGCCTTCCGCCGACAGGCTGAAATTGCCGGCTCTGGTATAGCCAATGCGGCCATCGGGCATTTCGACCTGAAAAAATCCAGCGCCCTCGATGGCGACGTCGAGGCCATTGCCTGTGGTCGATACGGTTCCCGGCAGGTCTATTCGTGCCGTGCCGGTCATCTGTACTCCGGTGCCAAGGTTGAAACCGACCGCATAGAGATTCTGCGACGAGGAGGGCGCGCCCGGAGTCAGCATCGCCTGATAGGCCAGCGTCTCGAAATTCGCCCGGTCACGTTTGAACCCCGTGGTGTTCACGTTGGCGAGGTTATTCGCGATCACCTGCATGCGGAAATTCTGCGCGTCGAGCCCCGTACGGGCGACATGTAGAGCGCCGATACCCATAAACTATCTCCTTATTGCGGAAGCTGCATCAGCTCTGCGGTCGCGGCGTCGAGGTCGCGGGCATCGCCGATCATCTTGAGTTGCACGTCCCAACTGCGGCTCGCCTCGATCATTTCGGTGAGCGCCAGCGTGGCGTTGACATTGGAGCCTTCGAGCGCGCCGCTTTTGACGCGAGCCTCGAGGTCTTCAGGCAGTATGCCGCCATCGGGAACGCGGAACAGGCCGTCGAGGCCCTTCAACACGGGTGAGCCAACCGGGCTGGCCAATTTCAGTTTGGCAACCTCCTGTGGCAATTGTGGATCGCCGCCTTGCGGCACAATCCACACCCGGCCTTCGCGATCAATGCGCAAGCTGTCGGCAGGCGGTAATATCACTGGGCCTTGCGTGCCGAGCACCGGATGTCCATCGCCTGTGGTCAACAGCCCGCTTTCGGCAAGTTGGAGATCACCGCGCTTGGTATAGGCTTCCTCACCATTAGGGGTCTGTACGCCGAGCAGCGCATTGCCTTCGATGGCAATATCGAGATCGCGTCCAGTGGAAATCACTGTCCCGGCGCGCATATCGGCGCCGATCACTTCTTCGCTGGTGACCGCCCGGCCATCGACTTGCGGCCCGCGCAGCCATAGCGCCTGCGCCTCCGCCAATTCGGCACGAAAGCCGGGCGTCGAGACATTGGCGAGGTTGTTCGCCGTCGCTGTCTGCCGCGCCTGTGCGCCTCGAAGGGCTGTAAGGCTTGTGTAGATCAGGCGGTCCATCGGTCAGCCCTTATCGGATGCTGACAATCGCCTGCGTCATGTTCGACGCGGTTTCGATCGCCTTGGCATTGGCCTGGAAATTGCGTTGCGCGGAAATCAGCGCGACCAGTTCTTCGGTCACATCGACATTGGCCCGTTCCAGCGCGCCCGAGCGGATGGTACCGAGAGGGCCGTTGGTGGCGGCGTCGATTGCGGGCGGGCCGCTGTCGCCGGTCGATTGCCAATGTGCGTCGCCTACCGGCCGCAGGCCTTCCTGTGCGGTGAAGCTTGCCATCGCGACCTTGCCGAGCACTTCGTCAGAGCCGTCGGCATAAGTCGCCGTTACCAGCCCGTCGATCCCGATCGAGACATTGGCTAGTGCAACCGTTGGACTACCCGGAGCATTGGCGGGCAGAACGAAATCAAATGCGTCCGCCAATGTGTTGCCGGTGACATTGCCGCTCGCGTCAACAGGCAGCAGCTGAAGCGTCGAGCCGATGGTATCGACCACCTGCCGGTTGGCATTCACCTGAAAGGCGCCATTGCGGGTATAGGTCACAGTGGCCCTTGGGGGATCGCCGCGACTGACGAAAAAGCCTTCCCCCGCAATGGCAAGGTCGAGCGTCTTGTCGGTTCCTTCGAGTGTACCCTGGGTAAACTGCTGGACAACCGCGTTCAATCGCGTCCCTTGCCCGGCAACCATCTTCGTGGTTTGCGTAGGTGCACTGGCGAACAGGTCGCCAAATTGTGCGCGGCTTTTCTTGAAACCAGTTGAGCCGACATTGGCGAGGTTATTGGATATCACCGACAAGTCGGTTTGTGCGCCTTTCAGGCCGGATAGTGACGTATAAAAGGACATCTATTTTCTCCCTGTCAGGATGCGGGCAGCGTCTCTGCGCGAATGTCGGTGAGCAATTGGGTCTGCACCTTGATCTGATCGGCGATTGATTTGAGCGAAGTGCTCATCTCGGAAATTCCAGCAACGCTTGAAAATTGCGCCATTTGCGCGACCATTGCCTGGTTATCGACGGGATCAAACGGGTCCTGGTGTTTGAGTTGGGTTGTCATCAGTTGCAGGAAATCACTCTGCCCAAGTTTCTTTTCGGCAGTGCCCTTGGGCATTACCGGCATGTTGCGGGCATTGGTTGGCTGGATTGCGGTCATCGTCATTGTCCCAGTCTGAGGGTTTCGGAAATCAGGCCCTTTGCGGTCGAAAGCACCTGCACATTGTTTTGATACTGGCGCGCGGTCTCGACCATCTCGACGAGCTCGGTCGCACTATCGACCGCTGCTTCCCAGACATTGCCGTCTTTGTCGGCGAGGGGATGCGAGGGGTCGTGGCGTTTGGTAGGTGTAGAGTTTGCTTGCGTCACTTGGTCCACGGCAACGGTTGCGGTGCCGGCCTCGCCCATGATCGTACGGAACACAGGCTTCATCGCGCGATAGGCGCCGGCTTCGCTGCCGGATACCGATCCGGCATTGGCAAGATTTGAGGCGGTGGTGTTCAGCCGTACCAATTGCGCCGCCATGGCGCGGCCACTGATGTCGAAAAGGGAGAGAGAATTGGCCATGCTCATTCGCCTTTCAGTGCACGCGACAATGTGCCGATGCGACCGTTGAGAAAAGCGAGGCTCGATCGATAGGCGAGGGCGTTCTCTGCGAAAGCGGTCTGCTCGGTCACCATTTCCACGGTGTTGCCATCGAGGGATGGCTGGAGCGGAACGCGATAGGAGATCGCGCTTTCTGCCGATTGGCCTCGTTCGGCCAGCGCCAGCGCCTTTGAAAAATCAATATCCCGCGCCTTGTAATTGGGCGTTGCGGCATTGGCGATGTTGGAAGCGAGTACATCCATACGCAGCGCCCGCACCTGTAGCGTCTTTGCATGTATCCCGAACAAATTGTCAGACATGTGGACTGCTCCTGTCGTTCAATCGCCAAAGCGGCGGACCGGCGAGAAGGAGCAATACGTGTGCCAGGTGGAATAAATATATATAATACAATGTAGTATGCTTTGCGGGCTTTCCTCGAATGGTCGCCAAAGCGTGAAGCTGTCTGGATTTTGACAGGGCATGTCGGCGACGGGATAATTCTGACGCACGCCACCGACTGGCACGTCCGTTGCTATTCAACTTTCGAAAATGCGGCCTTTGAAAGGATTTAATATGCTTGTTCATTTTGCCTTGCTGGGCCTGAGCGCGACGCCAGCGACGACCGAAAATCTGGACCAGCTGGAGCAGCGTATTGAAATCGAAACAGGTGCAAAACCTGTCGCTATCGACCGTCGGCTTAAGCTTTCCAGCTGTCCGCGCCCGCCGCATTTGAGCAATGAAACCTCTTCATCCCTGCTTGTTCAGTGCGACGAGGTCGGATGGAAACTGCGTGTGTTGCTACGAAATATGTCGCCGCTGGTGGGTAAACAAACGCTTGCCACGCCTGCAGTCAGAAAGGGCGAGACCGTGGTGCTGGAGGTTGTGGGTCAAGGCTTTGCGATCCGGCGCGAAGCGATTGTACTGGAGGATGCGCTAGCAGGTGCGTCGGTGCGCATCCGGCTGCAAAATGGTGGTCCGATTTTGGTCGCCACGGCAACCGACTCCGGCAAGGTCACACTCATCCCCTAAAATCGAAGTGCCGGCGACCGTTAAACTGCTTGTGAAGCTGCTCGTGCGGGCGGCACGAACAAGAAAGTGGTGTCATGGTTGGTCCGGTCACATTTCGCCCTCAAGCGATTCCCGTCGAACGAAAGACGCCGCCTGATGGTGCAAGTCGTCCTGTTAGCCAGCAGGTGTCGGCTGGCCAAAAGCTCTCGCCACAGTTGTCCACTTCGCGCCTAGCCGATTTGGCAAGGGATTTGGCAGAGGCGGGTCCGCCTGTGGATCACGCTCGCATAGCCCGATTGCGGCAGGCAATTGCTCAAGGCAGTTATGAGGTTGATGCCGGACGGATTGCCGATGCTTTGCTGCGGCAACTGACTGTCTGACTTTCGATGAGTGCCCCTGAAATTGCCGCTGTTTTGGCGCGTCAGCAAGAACTGATTGCGGCACTCGACGCACAGGATACCGACCGAATCGTATTGGCGACCGAAGCACTTGCCGCTGCGACGAGTGAGCTGCGTGGCGCGGATCATTGGCCCGATGATCCTGATATCGCCGATCAATTGTCTGAGACCCTCCAGACCAACGAAGCCGCTGCTGTCCGCATCAATCTGTTTCGTTTTTGGAACCGTCAACGGATTGACCATTTGCAGGAATTGCGTGGTGAGCGGCTTCGGAGAAATGGATATAATTCCATATAAATCAATTATATATTGTGAACTTGCCCGCTTTGGCACGCCCGTTGCTGTTGTTCCGTCATCATGAACGGACCAGAACATGCCCACGAAAATTAGCCAACCGACCGCACCGGTACCAATACAGCGCGCTATCGCTGTTGCGGCGCAGCGTACAGGCACCGACTTTGGTTATCTTTTCGATCAGGCGCGCATTGAAAGCGGCTTTCGTCCGCAAGCGCGAGCGACCACGTCGAGCGCAGCGGGGCTTTATCAGTTCACCCGGCAAACCTGGCTCGCAATACTTAAACAGCATGGTGCCGAACATGGTTTTGGCTGGGCTGCGGATTCGATCGAGAAAACTCCGGGCAGTCGCTATCGGGTCACCGATCCGGTGCAGCGCGAACAAATTCTCCAGCTGCGCTTTGATCCAGATGCTGCAGCGCTGATGGCGGGCGAGTTGGCGGGTGACAATGCGGTGCATTTGGCCGATGTGTTGGGCCACGCGCCCGAATCGGTCGACCTGTATCTGGCGCATTTTCTGGGGGCTCATGGAGCCCGCAAGTTTCTGACGGCTTGGCAAACTGATCCGCAGCAGGCGGCGGCACCGCTATTGCCCGAAGCAGCGCGGGCCAATCCAGCGATTTTTTATGCACCTGACGGCACCCCGCGCAGCGTCGACGCAATCCGGGCTCGCTTTGCCAGCAAATTTGGCGGGCTATCGGACTTGGCGGTCACCGCAACATCAGCACGTGATGTACGCCAGTCCGCCTCTGTTTCAGCAAACCAGCTAGGGCTGCGATCAATCCGGCCGATGCCGCACCGTTTATCGCTGGCATTTGCACAAGATGCGTATCGGAGCTTGCAATCGCGCGAAGGTGGCGCGCTGTGAAGCCGGGCTCGATATGGCGGCTGGGTGTCAAGGGGGCCGGAACTGCTGCATTGCCGGTAGCGATCCTCGTCCTTGTGCTGTTGATGGTGGTACCGGTTCCAGCGCTACTGCTCGATATCGGTTTCATCGCGAATATCATGATCAGCCTTGCCGTGCTGATGATCGCGCTGTCCGCCGCGCGCCCGCTCGATTTCTCTTCCTTTCCGACAGTCTTGCTGCTCGCAACCCTTTTCCGTCTCGCGCTCAACGTGGCATCGACCCGTGTCGTTCTGGTCCATGGTCATGAAGGCGCTGCGGCTGCTGGGCATGTGATTGAAGCCTTTGGTGCGGTGTTGATCGGGGGCGACTATGTCGTCGGGTTGTTCGTTTTCGCGGTGCTGATGATCATCAACCTGGTGGTCATTACCAAGGGAGCGGGCCGCGTATCAGAGGTTTCGGCGCGTTTCACTCTCGATGCCTTGCCGGGCAAGCAGATGGCAATCGATGCCGATCTGAATGCCGGATTGCTCTCCCCCGATGAAGCCAAAGCGCGGCGACAGGAGGTCGCAACCGAAGCTGACTTTTACGGATCGATGGATGGTGCATCCAAGTTCGTGAAAGGGGATGCCGTCGCAGGCCTGCTGATACTTTTCGTCAACATCATTGGCGGACTGATATTGGGCGTCGTCAGCCACGGCCTGCCAGTTGGAGAAGCGGCGGCGACCTATATCTCGCTTGCGATAGGCGATGCGCTTGTTGCCCAGTTGCCGGCATTGCTGTTGTCGATTGCGGCTGCGGCGATTGTGACCCGTGTGGCTTCTCCACTGGATCTGAATGGCCAGATTGGCAGCCAGATGGGTCTGGCGCGCGCTTGGGTACCCGTTGCCGGAATCCTTACGCTGATTGGGCTGGTGCCCGCCATGCCGCAATTGGTGATCCTGCCCGCAGCAGCATTGGCGGCTGGCGTCGCCTGGTGGCTGAGCAAGCAGGAAGCAACCGCGCAGGTCCCAACCAATGTCGCCGACGAAATGACGAGCGATGCGAGCCTTATCCGCTGGAGTGACATATGCGATGACGCCATAGTTGCTCTCGAAATCGGTTATGGTCTCGTGCCGCTGGTCGATGAAAGACGCAGTGCGCCGTTGATGGCGCGGATCAGCGGTATCCGGCGGCAATTGTCGCGTGAGCTGGGCTTTGTCCTGCCACTGGTGAAGGTCAGCGATGACCTTTCACTGCCCGCAAACCTGTATCGAATCCGCATCGGTGGAGTGATAGTTGGTGAGGATGAAGTCCGGCCACACGATTGGCTGGCCCTTGATCCGGGCGATAGTCTCGGCGGCATTACCGGGCAAGCTTGCAAGGACCCAAGCTTTGGCCTGGATGCATTGTGGATCGGTGCGGAAAAGCGCTTCGATGCCATTGCAGCGGGCTATACCGTGGTCGATCCGGCGACGGTTATCGCGACCCATCTGAACCGGGCACTTGCGTCAAATGCAGCAGAGCTGTTCGGCTTTGACGAAGCACAGGCTCTCGTTGATCAACTGAAGTCTTTCAATCCGCAGCTAGCCCAATCGCTCACGCCACAACCGCATGCACTTTCCACGATACTGGCTGTTTGCCGCGGCCTTTTGTCAGAACGGGTTCCCTTGCGTGATTTCAGAGCGATCGCGACAGCGATGATCGGCGGCGCCATGCCGGATCATTCGCCCACGCATCTGCTCGAAGCAGTCCGGCTGCGGATTGGTGCCCTGATTGTACAGACGATCGTACCTTCAAAAATGCCGATACCTGCAATCACTATCGAACCCGAACTTGAAAATTTACTGGGTGCTGCTGTGCGCGCTGCTCCGCAGGCAGACTGGCCTTTTGAACCCGCTTTGGCGAACCGCCTGCTGCAAGCGATCGCTGAAGCAGTCGAGCCATTGACGCTGGCTGCCCGTAGCAGTGCCATCATCACATCGCCACTGTGCCGACCACCACTGTCGCGGCTGTTGCGAACCCGTTTTCACGACATCGCTGTGCTGTCCTACCTCGAAATTCCCGAAAACCGGCAAGTGGATATTGTCGCGACCGTTTCAGGTGCGGCTGCTGCTGCGATGCCGAAACATTCTATAGAACAGGAGAACTG
The nucleotide sequence above comes from Sphingorhabdus pulchriflava. Encoded proteins:
- a CDS encoding flagellin encodes the protein MINATGNRMTREIARQSWLAQDIAQTQIQVSTGKRLQRASDDPVAANRVSTLQTVQANGVAWKANVDLGVTLTAQADSVLQSATDLLVRARELTVAGANQTLAPADRNAIATELSALAYELDGLASTSSTLGEPLFATGAPRMIRFDSDALFAPVPSRAALFDSGGQSAAQHVRDAASAISSGNAASIGSSMTALDGAIDQIATAQAQIGINATRLERLTELQAERKIANKAERSALEDTDLTSAIAKLNAQTITLEAAQAAFARINRRTLFDILG
- the flgK gene encoding flagellar hook-associated protein FlgK; its protein translation is MSDLLNIGASGLRAYSRALATVGDNIANAQTPGYARRTIELREAPAAGDIVLSRNSIRPGGVEAAGVRRSVDPWLIEDARTASGEADRSSARLGAIDATERALDDGIGGIGQSLTRIFTTADQLAADPANTTLRAQFLQSVDDSAAAFRRTASALSSAANGVAQSASGSVDALNTDLAALEKVNLGLRRARAGSTNEATLLDERDRLLDRISSALPVTTSFDARGAVTLTTSDGGIPLVANGTVATFSVSVMSNGQLAYAVTPGGALAPTNGSLAGLAQGAAHIAMQRSKLDALAMQLASELNGWHQAGLDANGNPGAALLSGTSAATLSVLALASDAVAAADAGSSNGNALQLANLRGASGVEAGWAALVALQAQQAASARAQDAAASSRRDGAFAARDMVGEVDLDREAAELLRFQQAYEAAARTVQVARETMQSILNIF
- a CDS encoding rod-binding protein, with the translated sequence MIQPVSSSHPPSAAPVNPELRKAAIAFEAVMLRQLIGEMRKGALADDIYGSSANSTYRELADARTADALAQRGAIGIAAMIERQLQGEAK
- a CDS encoding flagellar basal body P-ring protein FlgI gives rise to the protein MERLFCLFAAMAALFSAPVNAERVKDLGQFQGLRANQLTGYGIVVGLAGTGDDSLIYATQGVQGAVSRFGLTIPTGVNPSLKNAAAVLVTAELPPFAKPGQRLDITVSAMGKAKSLRGGTLVMAPLYGADGRIYAMAQGNLVVGGLGVDAADGSKLSINIPSAGRIEGGATVERSIDTGFTAGEHLLFNLHQFDATNAGRIADAIDKTFGSGTATVLDGATVQIRAAQGGNARTRMIALIEGLNIDAAQPRARVIVNARTGTVVINGAVRVGAAAVTHGKLTLKVDEAPTIVQPAPFSRGETAVEQASDIKVEETANPAFLIKGGANLSEIVAAINRIGVPPGDLVAILEALDQAGALTAELVII
- a CDS encoding flagellar basal body L-ring protein FlgH, with the protein product MLRRISKLAAIIALAMCSPAVAKDKVPVDAFAATAPAPRPDPVSNGAIFQGDGYTPLTSGNRAGAIGDIVTIQLIERISANKGNSASTGRNGSVGLTPPVTGPLGLFSPTDINMGGDQSFKGKGEAAQTSALNGEISVTITAVYPNGTMLVRGEKTLTLNRGDDRVQFSGLIRSADISADNRILSSRVADAQIRYTGKGEIARASKQGWLQRFFSKISPF
- the flgG gene encoding flagellar basal-body rod protein FlgG — its product is MGIGALHVARTGLDAQNFRMQVIANNLANVNTTGFKRDRANFETLAYQAMLTPGAPSSSQNLYAVGFNLGTGVQMTGTARIDLPGTVSTTGNGLDVAIEGAGFFQVEMPDGRIGYTRAGNFSLSAEGTIVTPDGMPIQPQIQIPDGASAIAIAADGTVSAAVPGQAEAVALGQIETARFVNPSGLQAIGNNLLVETAASGAPQVGAAGIEGRGTLRSGALESSNVNVVEELVDMIETQRAYEVNSKMIQAADEMMRNASQNL
- a CDS encoding flagellar basal body rod protein FlgF; protein product: MDRLIYTSLTALRGAQARQTATANNLANVSTPGFRAELAEAQALWLRGPQVDGRAVTSEEVIGADMRAGTVISTGRDLDIAIEGNALLGVQTPNGEEAYTKRGDLQLAESGLLTTGDGHPVLGTQGPVILPPADSLRIDREGRVWIVPQGGDPQLPQEVAKLKLASPVGSPVLKGLDGLFRVPDGGILPEDLEARVKSGALEGSNVNATLALTEMIEASRSWDVQLKMIGDARDLDAATAELMQLPQ
- a CDS encoding flagellar hook-basal body complex protein; the protein is MSFYTSLSGLKGAQTDLSVISNNLANVGSTGFKKSRAQFGDLFASAPTQTTKMVAGQGTRLNAVVQQFTQGTLEGTDKTLDLAIAGEGFFVSRGDPPRATVTYTRNGAFQVNANRQVVDTIGSTLQLLPVDASGNVTGNTLADAFDFVLPANAPGSPTVALANVSIGIDGLVTATYADGSDEVLGKVAMASFTAQEGLRPVGDAHWQSTGDSGPPAIDAATNGPLGTIRSGALERANVDVTEELVALISAQRNFQANAKAIETASNMTQAIVSIR
- a CDS encoding flagellar hook assembly protein FlgD — encoded protein: MTMTAIQPTNARNMPVMPKGTAEKKLGQSDFLQLMTTQLKHQDPFDPVDNQAMVAQMAQFSSVAGISEMSTSLKSIADQIKVQTQLLTDIRAETLPAS
- the flgC gene encoding flagellar basal body rod protein FlgC; the protein is MSMANSLSLFDISGRAMAAQLVRLNTTASNLANAGSVSGSEAGAYRAMKPVFRTIMGEAGTATVAVDQVTQANSTPTKRHDPSHPLADKDGNVWEAAVDSATELVEMVETARQYQNNVQVLSTAKGLISETLRLGQ
- the flgB gene encoding flagellar basal body rod protein FlgB — translated: MSDNLFGIHAKTLQVRALRMDVLASNIANAATPNYKARDIDFSKALALAERGQSAESAISYRVPLQPSLDGNTVEMVTEQTAFAENALAYRSSLAFLNGRIGTLSRALKGE
- a CDS encoding flagella basal body P-ring formation protein FlgA, with protein sequence MLVHFALLGLSATPATTENLDQLEQRIEIETGAKPVAIDRRLKLSSCPRPPHLSNETSSSLLVQCDEVGWKLRVLLRNMSPLVGKQTLATPAVRKGETVVLEVVGQGFAIRREAIVLEDALAGASVRIRLQNGGPILVATATDSGKVTLIP
- the flgM gene encoding flagellar biosynthesis anti-sigma factor FlgM; translation: MVGPVTFRPQAIPVERKTPPDGASRPVSQQVSAGQKLSPQLSTSRLADLARDLAEAGPPVDHARIARLRQAIAQGSYEVDAGRIADALLRQLTV
- a CDS encoding lytic transglycosylase domain-containing protein, translated to MPTKISQPTAPVPIQRAIAVAAQRTGTDFGYLFDQARIESGFRPQARATTSSAAGLYQFTRQTWLAILKQHGAEHGFGWAADSIEKTPGSRYRVTDPVQREQILQLRFDPDAAALMAGELAGDNAVHLADVLGHAPESVDLYLAHFLGAHGARKFLTAWQTDPQQAAAPLLPEAARANPAIFYAPDGTPRSVDAIRARFASKFGGLSDLAVTATSARDVRQSASVSANQLGLRSIRPMPHRLSLAFAQDAYRSLQSREGGAL